The following coding sequences lie in one Glycine max cultivar Williams 82 chromosome 19, Glycine_max_v4.0, whole genome shotgun sequence genomic window:
- the LOC100804499 gene encoding uncharacterized protein isoform X2, translated as MKVNETVANENKNEVADDRSSDLEKEQKEGNEEVSDTETVKDSVSSQGDSFTNEDERTEKALKDPKSKVKVNPSESNRGSKERSDRKTNKFQSKVSNSNQKKPMNSNKGHSKVTNKNTSSANSKTVKVPVNVSSESPEGVDEKPVQEVKELVNDESSNGAQSVGSEDESRETVNDEENDEHEDNAAAELKIEEMELRIEKLEEELREVAALEVSLYSIAPEHGSSTHKVHTPARRLSRLYIHACKHWTQKRRATIAKNTVSGLVLVAKSCGNDVSRLTFWFSNTIVLREIISQAFGNSCQASPLKRLVESNAAGKRNDGKSMALKWKGSSNGKPGNGFMPLVEDWQETGTFTFALERVESWIFSRIVESVWWQALTPYMHSPVGDSSNKPIGKLMGPALGDHNQGNFSINLWRNAFQDAFQRLCPVRAGGHECGCLPVLARMVMEQCIARLDVAMFNALLRESALEIPTDPISDPIVNSKVLPIPAGDLSFGSGAQLKNSVGNWSRWLTDMFGMDAEDCLQEDQENSENDEKQGGDGEPKSFVLLNDLSDLLMLPKDMLIDRNIRQEVCPTIILSLIIRVLCNFTPDEFCPDPVPGTVLEALNAETIIERRLSAESARSFPYVAAPVVYMAPSSANVAEKVAETEGKSHLARNVSAVQSRGYTSDEELEELDSPLTSIIDKLPSSPTVTENGKGNNHKEQGGHPTTNARYQLLREVWSM; from the exons ATGAAAGTTAATGAAACAGTTgctaatgaaaacaaaaatgaagtgGCTGATGATCGTTCCAGTGATTTGGAGAAAGAGCAAAAGGAAGGGAATGAAGAAGTCTCGGATACTGAGACAGTAAAGGATTCAGTATCTTCCCAAGGTGATTCTTTCACCAATGAGGATGAAAGAACAGAAAAAGCTTTAAAAGATCCTAAAAGCAAGGTTAAAGTGAATCCTTCAGAAAGCAATCGTGGATCAAAGGAGAGATCTgatagaaaaacaaataaatttcaatcaaaggTATCAAATAGCAATCAAAAGAAACCTATGAACTCAAATAAAGGGCACTCCAAAGTTACAAACAAAAATACTTCCTCAGCTAATTCCAAGACCGTGAAAGTTCCTGTAAATGTATCATCGGAATCTCCTGAAGGTGTTGATGAAAAACCTGTTCAAGAGGTCAAGGAACTTGTTAATGATGAATCCTCCAATGGTGCTCAGAGTGTAGGAAGTGAAGATGAAAGTCGTGAAACAGTTAATgatgaagaaaatgatgagCACGAGGATAATGCAGCTGCGgaattaaaaattgaagaaatggaATTAcgaattgaaaagcttgaagAGGAGCTTAGAGAAGTTGCTGCTCTTGAAGTGTCACTTTATTCTATTGCACCAGAGCATGGCAGCTCAACACACAAGGTGCACACACCTGCTCGGCGCCTTTCTAGGCTCTATATACATGCCTGTAAGCATTGGACCCAGAAAAGGCGAGCCACGATTGCCAAGAATACTGTTTCTGGTCTTGTTTTGGTTGCCAAGTCTTGTGGTAATGATGTTTCAAG GTTAACTTTCTGGTTCTCAAATACCATTGTGCTGAGAGAGATAATTTCACAAGCTTTTGGGAATTCCTGTCAAGCTAGTCCCCTTAAAAGGTTGGTCGAGTCAAATGCCGCTGGCAAGAGAAATGATGGGAAGTCTATGGCACTGAAATGGAAAGGTAGCTCCAATGGTAAACCAGGAAATGGTTTTATGCCTCTGGTTGAAGATTGGCAAGAGACAGGAACCTTTACATTTGCTTTGGAAAGAGTAGAATCGTGGATCTTTTCTCGGATAGTGGAGTCAGTGTGGTGGCAG GCTTTGACACCCTACATGCATTCTCCAGTTGGGGACTCTTCAAATAAACCCATTGGGAAGCTGATGGGACCTGCTCTTGGTGATCACAATCAAGGGAACTTTTCCATCAATCTGTGGAGAAATGCTTTCCAAGATGCTTTTCAACGACTCTGTCCTGTTCGAGCAGGAGGGCACGAATGTGGTTGTTTGCCTGTATTGGCCAGAATG GTCATGGAACAATGCATAGCTAGACTAGATGTTGCCATGTTCAATGCTCTTCTTCGGGAGTCGGCCCTTGAGATCCCGACTGATCCTATATCAGACCCTATTGTGAATTCGAAGGTTTTGCCAATTCCAGCAGGAGATTTAAGCTTTGGGTCTGGTGCACAGCTAAAAAATTCT GTTGGCAATTGGTCTAGATGGCTTACTGACATGTTTGGCATGGATGCTGAAGATTGTCTGCAAGAAGATCAGGAGAACAGTGAGAATGATGAAAAGCAAGGTGGAGACGGTGAACCTAAATCTTTTGTTCTCCTTAATGACTTGAGTGACCTTCTGATGCTACCTAAAGACATGCTTATAGATAGAAATATCAGACAGGAG GTGTGTCCAACCATCATTCTTTCATTGATTATACGGGTTCTCTGTAACTTCACTCCGGATGAGTTCTGTCCAGATCCTGTTCCAGGAACTGTCTTGGAGGCCCTGAATGCGGAG ACTATTATAGAGCGAAGATTGTCAGCAGAATCTGCAAGAAGCTTTCCCTATGTGGCTGCACCTGTTGTGTATATGGCTCCCTCTTCTGCTAATGTGGCAGAGAAAGTTGCAGAGACTGAAGGAAAGTCTCACTTGGCAAGAAATGTATCAGCTGTTCAGAGTAGAGGATATACAAGTGATGAAGAGCTAGAGGAACTTGATTCCCCTCTTACATCCATCATTGATAAGCTTCCTTCATCTCCAACAGTCACTGAAAATGGAAAAGGTAATAATCACAAAGAGCAAGGGGGCCACCCCACCACAAATGCTAGATACCAACTCCTACGTGAAGTTTGGTCCATGTGA
- the LOC100804499 gene encoding uncharacterized protein isoform X1: MKEFEKRKASRNSQTKGSRRTERRENKLHQDNSSKTLNEKGTESKTPQDSRPTANNFISDSNAASENSETYENVIIHYVDDVNRSEEALAEMKVNETVANENKNEVADDRSSDLEKEQKEGNEEVSDTETVKDSVSSQGDSFTNEDERTEKALKDPKSKVKVNPSESNRGSKERSDRKTNKFQSKVSNSNQKKPMNSNKGHSKVTNKNTSSANSKTVKVPVNVSSESPEGVDEKPVQEVKELVNDESSNGAQSVGSEDESRETVNDEENDEHEDNAAAELKIEEMELRIEKLEEELREVAALEVSLYSIAPEHGSSTHKVHTPARRLSRLYIHACKHWTQKRRATIAKNTVSGLVLVAKSCGNDVSRLTFWFSNTIVLREIISQAFGNSCQASPLKRLVESNAAGKRNDGKSMALKWKGSSNGKPGNGFMPLVEDWQETGTFTFALERVESWIFSRIVESVWWQALTPYMHSPVGDSSNKPIGKLMGPALGDHNQGNFSINLWRNAFQDAFQRLCPVRAGGHECGCLPVLARMVMEQCIARLDVAMFNALLRESALEIPTDPISDPIVNSKVLPIPAGDLSFGSGAQLKNSVGNWSRWLTDMFGMDAEDCLQEDQENSENDEKQGGDGEPKSFVLLNDLSDLLMLPKDMLIDRNIRQEVCPTIILSLIIRVLCNFTPDEFCPDPVPGTVLEALNAETIIERRLSAESARSFPYVAAPVVYMAPSSANVAEKVAETEGKSHLARNVSAVQSRGYTSDEELEELDSPLTSIIDKLPSSPTVTENGKGNNHKEQGGHPTTNARYQLLREVWSM; encoded by the exons ATGAAAGAATTTGAGAAGAGAAAAGCTTCAAGGAATAGTCAGACAAAGGGTTCAAGAAGAACCGAAAGGAGAGAGAATAAATTGCATCAAGATAATTCTTCCAAAACATTGAATGAAAAAGGAACTGAATCTAAGACACCCCAGGATAGTAGACCAActgcaaataattttataagtgaTTCAAACGCGGCCTCAGAGAATTCAGAAACTTATGAAAATGTGATTATACATTATGTGGATGATGTCAACAGGTCGGAGGAGGCACTTGCCGAGATGAAAGTTAATGAAACAGTTgctaatgaaaacaaaaatgaagtgGCTGATGATCGTTCCAGTGATTTGGAGAAAGAGCAAAAGGAAGGGAATGAAGAAGTCTCGGATACTGAGACAGTAAAGGATTCAGTATCTTCCCAAGGTGATTCTTTCACCAATGAGGATGAAAGAACAGAAAAAGCTTTAAAAGATCCTAAAAGCAAGGTTAAAGTGAATCCTTCAGAAAGCAATCGTGGATCAAAGGAGAGATCTgatagaaaaacaaataaatttcaatcaaaggTATCAAATAGCAATCAAAAGAAACCTATGAACTCAAATAAAGGGCACTCCAAAGTTACAAACAAAAATACTTCCTCAGCTAATTCCAAGACCGTGAAAGTTCCTGTAAATGTATCATCGGAATCTCCTGAAGGTGTTGATGAAAAACCTGTTCAAGAGGTCAAGGAACTTGTTAATGATGAATCCTCCAATGGTGCTCAGAGTGTAGGAAGTGAAGATGAAAGTCGTGAAACAGTTAATgatgaagaaaatgatgagCACGAGGATAATGCAGCTGCGgaattaaaaattgaagaaatggaATTAcgaattgaaaagcttgaagAGGAGCTTAGAGAAGTTGCTGCTCTTGAAGTGTCACTTTATTCTATTGCACCAGAGCATGGCAGCTCAACACACAAGGTGCACACACCTGCTCGGCGCCTTTCTAGGCTCTATATACATGCCTGTAAGCATTGGACCCAGAAAAGGCGAGCCACGATTGCCAAGAATACTGTTTCTGGTCTTGTTTTGGTTGCCAAGTCTTGTGGTAATGATGTTTCAAG GTTAACTTTCTGGTTCTCAAATACCATTGTGCTGAGAGAGATAATTTCACAAGCTTTTGGGAATTCCTGTCAAGCTAGTCCCCTTAAAAGGTTGGTCGAGTCAAATGCCGCTGGCAAGAGAAATGATGGGAAGTCTATGGCACTGAAATGGAAAGGTAGCTCCAATGGTAAACCAGGAAATGGTTTTATGCCTCTGGTTGAAGATTGGCAAGAGACAGGAACCTTTACATTTGCTTTGGAAAGAGTAGAATCGTGGATCTTTTCTCGGATAGTGGAGTCAGTGTGGTGGCAG GCTTTGACACCCTACATGCATTCTCCAGTTGGGGACTCTTCAAATAAACCCATTGGGAAGCTGATGGGACCTGCTCTTGGTGATCACAATCAAGGGAACTTTTCCATCAATCTGTGGAGAAATGCTTTCCAAGATGCTTTTCAACGACTCTGTCCTGTTCGAGCAGGAGGGCACGAATGTGGTTGTTTGCCTGTATTGGCCAGAATG GTCATGGAACAATGCATAGCTAGACTAGATGTTGCCATGTTCAATGCTCTTCTTCGGGAGTCGGCCCTTGAGATCCCGACTGATCCTATATCAGACCCTATTGTGAATTCGAAGGTTTTGCCAATTCCAGCAGGAGATTTAAGCTTTGGGTCTGGTGCACAGCTAAAAAATTCT GTTGGCAATTGGTCTAGATGGCTTACTGACATGTTTGGCATGGATGCTGAAGATTGTCTGCAAGAAGATCAGGAGAACAGTGAGAATGATGAAAAGCAAGGTGGAGACGGTGAACCTAAATCTTTTGTTCTCCTTAATGACTTGAGTGACCTTCTGATGCTACCTAAAGACATGCTTATAGATAGAAATATCAGACAGGAG GTGTGTCCAACCATCATTCTTTCATTGATTATACGGGTTCTCTGTAACTTCACTCCGGATGAGTTCTGTCCAGATCCTGTTCCAGGAACTGTCTTGGAGGCCCTGAATGCGGAG ACTATTATAGAGCGAAGATTGTCAGCAGAATCTGCAAGAAGCTTTCCCTATGTGGCTGCACCTGTTGTGTATATGGCTCCCTCTTCTGCTAATGTGGCAGAGAAAGTTGCAGAGACTGAAGGAAAGTCTCACTTGGCAAGAAATGTATCAGCTGTTCAGAGTAGAGGATATACAAGTGATGAAGAGCTAGAGGAACTTGATTCCCCTCTTACATCCATCATTGATAAGCTTCCTTCATCTCCAACAGTCACTGAAAATGGAAAAGGTAATAATCACAAAGAGCAAGGGGGCCACCCCACCACAAATGCTAGATACCAACTCCTACGTGAAGTTTGGTCCATGTGA